GGGCGGACTTTCCTCAGCGCGGTCACGCCGCGCCGCGATCCTCTCGCCCGCTTGGTATCTCCATTATACGGGATACGGGAAGTCGCAGACTCTCAATTTGCTCACTTTTGCGGCAGCCGATATAGTACCGCGTTTGTGAGGCCAAACGGAGCGACTTTCCGAATGACCCAACCGTTTACCCCCCCGTCCCATCACGACATCCTGCTGCTGCTCGTTCAAGTTGGCGTGCTGCTGCTGGCCGCCCGCGTCATGGGCGAGCTGGCCCAACGACTCGGTCAGCCGACTGTGGTGGGCGAGATTCTCGCCGGCATCCTGATCGGCCCATCCGTCCTCAGCGGCATCTTCCCCGGCGTGGGCGAGTGGCTCGTCCCGCAGACCGAAACACAGGGCTACCTGCTCGAAGTCATAAGCCTGCTCGGCGCCATGTTCATGCTGCTGATCACAGGCCTCGAAACCGATATCGGCCTGATTCGACGACAGGCGCGAACGGCGATCGGCGTGTCGATCGGCGGCATTACCGTGTCGTTCATTGGCGGCACGGCGCTCGGCATGATCATCCCGGACGATCTGCTGGTCGACCCGGCGCAGCGTGTTGTGTTCGCGCTGTTCGTCGCGACCGCGCTGGCGATCTCCGCGATCCCGGTTGTCGCCAAGGTGTTGATGGACCTCGGCGTAATTCGCCGCACCGTCGGCCAGACGATCATCGCGTCCGGCATGATCGACGATACGGTGGGCTGGATCCTGCTATCGGTCGTGGCCGGCCTTGCCGCCGGCGAGGCGTTCAGCCCCGGTTCGCTCGCGCTGTCGGTCGGCGAAGTGGTGCTGTTCATGGGCGTCATGTTCACCGTCGGGCAGTGGATCGCGCGGCGGGCGATCAGCTTCGCGCAGGACAACTTGATCGGGCGCGACCGCGTGTTGGCCCTGATGGTCGTGTTGATGTTCGCCGGCGGCGCGTTTGCGCAGCTTCTCAACATCGAGGCCGTGTTGGGTGCGTTCGTGGCCGGAATCCTGCTGGCGCGCATTCGCACCATCCCGATCGAAGCGGTGCACACGCTGGAAAAGATTGCGCTGAGCCTCTTCGCGCCGATCTTCTTCGCCGTCGCCGGCCTGAAGGTGAACGCAATTCGCCTGCTTGAGCCGGACTTGCTGGTGCTGACCGTGTTGATGATCGTCGTCGCAATCGTCGGCAAGATCATCGGCACGTACCTCGGCGCGCGCTACATCGGCGGGCGCGACCACTGGACGTCGCTCAGCTTTGGCGCCGGTCTCAGCGCGCGCGGGGCGATCGGCATCATCATCGCCACGGTCGGCCTGTCGCTCGACATCCTGACGCAGGACGTGTTCTCGATGATCGTGGTGATGTCGATCGCAACGTCGGTCGTCGCGCCGGTCATGCTGCGTTGGGTGCTCGGCCATCTCAAGCCAACGGCGGACGAAGAGGCACGCGCACGACAGGAGCAGCTCAACCCCAACAGCCTGCTCGCGGACGTGCGGCGCGTACTGCTGCCGGTGCGCGTGCGTGAGGGAAGCAGTCCCTACTCGCAGATCGAGGCGCGCATCCTCGAGAAGCTGAACGCGCGCACGAAGATTTCCGTCACGCTGATGACCGTCACCAAGCCGGACGGGCGCAGCGCCGCCGTGAGTTACCTCGACAAGTTGGCGCTGCTGTTTGAGTCCGAACCTGTGACCAAGAAGGTCGCGGTTGGCGACAACGTCGGCGGGCTGATCTTGGACGAGGCGCAGAAGGATTACAACTTGATGGTGCTCGGCGCGCCGGAGGGGCTGCGCTCGACCGAAGTGCTCTTCACGCCGATTGTCGATTTTCTGATGCGCACGTCGCCCTGCCCGACTCTGCTCGTGCGCGGCAGCCAAGTCCCTGAGGACTGGCAGCCCAGCCGTGTACTGATCGCCACCAACGGGTCGACGGCGGCCCGCCGCGCGGCCGAGGTCGGGTTCGCGTTGGCTGCGCCGGACGGCGAGGCGGTCATCCTGCAAGTCGTCGAGCGGACAATGAACGATTTCCGCTTCGACGCGACCGGCGAAATGCTGCAGCGCCAGCAGACGAACGCGGGGCGCGCGGTGGACGAGCTGCGCGAACTGGGCGGCCTGCAAGGGGTGCTGACCAGTGCCGAAGTCGTGACCTCACGCAGCCCTGACCAAGCCATCGTGGATCACGCTAAGAAGCTCGGCGTCGATCTGATCGTGCTGGGTACCAGCGTCAGCGTCGGGTCGGAACGGCTGTATCTCGGGCCGCGCGTCGAACGTATTCTTGCCAATAGTCCGTGCCCGGTGCTGGTCGTCAATTCGTAGTCCGCGAAGGACGCACGTCATCAATGGACACCCGTTCCGTAAGCGGAATGGGTGTTCCATATTCTAGATCAACGTTGTTACAACTATAATGACGCCATATTGTCAATCAATCCCCTGCCGGCGGAGTCCGGATTCGCAATGTCAGACAGTAAACAGATCACGCTGGAGTGTTCGAACTGCGGCCACTCCGAACCAATGCGCACGTTTGGCGGCGCCTGCGCAAAATGCGGTGAGGTCATCGTCGAGGCCCGCTACGACCTGCAAGGGCTTGACCCCGCGGCGTGGATGACAGCCGTGCGATCGCGCAAGGCGCAGCTGTGGCGCTATCACGAGGTGCTGCCGCTGTACGACACGGCCAACATCGTCAGTTTGGGTGAAGGCGGCACGCCGCTGATCAAGTCGCAGGCGCTGGCGGCGTCGCTCGGCCTCAAGAACCTGTACATCAAGGACGAACGACAGGGGCCGACCGGCAGCTTCAAAGACCGGCAGGCGACCGTCGCGATTTCGGCGCTCAAGGAGATGGGTGTCAACGAGCTGGTCGTCGCCAGCACCGGCAACGTCGCGATCGCCTATGCGGCCTACTGCGCGCGGGTCGGAATCAAGCTGTGGGCGTTCTTCCCCGCGCTCACGCCGACGGACAAGATGCGCGAAACGGCCATCTACGGCGCCGAGGTCATCAAGACGACCGGCACCTACGACCAGACCAAACAGCTTGCGGCGCAGTTTGCCACCGCGCGCGGCATCTTCCTCGACCGCGGCATCAAGTCGGTCGCGTCGATCGAAGCGATGAAGACGATGGCCTACGAGATCGGCGAGCAGCTTGTCCGCGAGCTGGGCGGCGACCTGCCGATGCGCGCCCCGGACTGGTACCTGCAAAGCGTCAGCGGCGGCATGGGCCCGATCGGCGTGGGCAAGGGCTTCCGCGAGATGAAATCGCTCGGGCTGGTCGATAAACTGCCCGCGTTCGGCATGATCCAGTCGACCGGATGCGCGCCGATGGTCGAGGCGTTCGAGCGCAAACAGCGCGTGGCGACGCCGATCGAGAATCCGGATTCGGTCATCGTCACGCTGGCAACAGGGTCGCCCGGGCGCGCCTACGAGCTTCTGTACGACTACGTACAGGACAACGGCGGTCACTTTGTCAGCGCAACCGACGAAGAGGCGTTTCAGGCCATTCGCACGCTGGCCCGCAGCGACGGAATCAGCGTCGAACCGGCGGCAGGCGTGACGTTCGCCGGCCTGTTCAAGCTAGTGCGGCAGGGGATCATCAAGCCCGACGACGTGGTGGTCGTCAACTGCTCCGGCCACACGCTGCCGGTCGAAAAGACTATTCTCGGCGAGCAGTGGCAGAAGCAGGTCGATCTGAGCGAAGCTCGCTCGACGCCGGCCGTCCCGCAGGACGACCTCGCCACCGTAATCGACATCATGGGCGGGCAGCGCGTCCGCCGCGTGGCCGTGATCGAGGACAACGTCGAGGCCGCCCGCTTGATGCACCGCATCCTCTCGACCCGCGACGATACCGAGATTCGGCTTGCGCATAACGGCGAGGCCGGCTTGCAGCTCATTCGTACGTGGAAGCCCGATATGGTGATCACCGACCTGATGATGCCGGATGTTGACGGGTTCGAGGTCATTCGCCAGATGAAAGCCGATCCGACGCTGATCGAAGTGCCGATCGTGGTCGTGACGGCCAAGGAGCTGTCCGCGCACGAGCGCAAGGAACTAGAGCTGTCGACATCGGTGCTGCTGCAGAAGGGCGCGTTCCTCGACGACGAATTTGTCGAGAAGGTCACGAGCTGGCTGTAGAAGAGCGCTGAGTGTGAAGTGGCACCGAGCGTTGAAAGGCGTGTCCGAAAATAGAGAAGGTGTCCATAAGCGCTAGAATCTCTTGCGCCAACAAGGAGATCAGCGATGGATATGGACACCATCTTCACGACATTATACGTACTGGTCGATGACTGGTACAAAGCTGAAATCGCCGAATCGATGCAGCGGCACCGCGGTGGCAGAATGAGAATGAGCGACAGCGAGGTGCTGACCGTTGCGCTGGCGGGGCAATGGCAGGCGGGAATGCCGTGGCGCTCAGAACGGGAAGTGGTCGCTTACGTGCAGCGGCATTTACGCGGTTTGTTCCCGACCATGTTGGGGCGAAGTGCGTTCAATCGGCGGGTGCGGTGTTTGTGGGGTGGCTTTGTGAGGCTGCAACAGCTTGTAGCCGAGCAATTGCGCGGCGCAGATGAACTCTATGAGAGCGTGGACAGCGTGCCTGTACCCAGTCTCAGCAATGGCCAAGCCCAGCGTCAGTCCACCCATTGGACCTGGCAAAGCCGTCGGGGACGAGGCAGCTACGGGCGCTTCGTGTGGGGCGAACGGGTGCTTATGGCGGTGAGCCCTAGCGGCGTTATTCGAGGCTGGATTGCGGCAGGCGCGAATGTGAACGACCGCTGGTTGTTAGAAGCGTTGTTGAACCGACGGGCAGGTGGGGACGCGCTGCACGAACCGAAACAGCGCCCACGGGATGGCAACAAACCACGCACTACGCCGCCTGCAGCCACACATCTGTTTGGCTGGGCTGCAGTAGGCGAAACATTGAGCGGCGATTATCTAGCCGACCGCGGGTTCAATGGGCGGCGTTGGCGGCAGCAATGGCAGCAGGCCTATGGCGCACGCGTGTTGGCCCCGCCGCCGCCTAACGAGCCCGGCACGTGGAGTGCGGCGCAGCACCGTTGGCTAGCCTCGCACCGGCAGATCGTAGAAACGGTGTTCGCCCGCCTGGACAACGTGTTCGGCTTCAAACGGCTACTGGCCCACTCACGGTGGGGACAACTCACCCGCTTAGCCGCCAAAACCGCCGCTTACAACATCGGCCTCTATCTCAACCGCATGCTCAACCGCCCACTTGGCGTCTTAGCCACCCTCTTTCGTTGATTTTCGGACACGCCTTTTCGCCCTCTGGACTCCCGTTTCTGCGATTTGATGCCGCATGCGGCATCAAATCGCGAGTAACGAGGTGCAGGCGTGCAGATTCCTCTCCGGGCACTTATTGCATAGGCATCGCCCTCGCACCTTACAACAGGTCTACACCCCTTGACCCCATCTCTGCAAAAGAGGCCGCGCGCGGCCTCTTTTGCGAGTTATGGGAGTCCAGAGGGCGCAAGCCTTCTGGCGGGGTGTGGGGCAGCGCCCCACGGTAGAAACAAAAACCCCCTGACCGGCATCGGTCAGGGGGTGAGTTTTCGTGATGGGATGGTTTACGGGTAGAAGCCGCGGGTCTTCATCGCATCGGCGACGCGCTTGATAGCCGCCACCTGCGCCGCTGTGCGCAGGTCGATGGCGTGCTCTTCCGACGTGCGCACGGTCAGATCGTAGGCCCGGATCATGATGCGTTCGAGCTGGCGGAAGATCTCGGTCTCGTCCCAGCTAAACGACTGTAGATCCTGCACCCACTCGAAGTAGCTGACGATCACGCCGCCGCTGTTGGCGAGGATATCGGGCACGACCATGATGCCGCGCTCGTTCATGATGTCGTCGCCCTCGGGCGTGGTCGGGCCGTTGGCGCCTTCCACGACCATGCTGGCCTGCACCCGATCGGCGTTGTGCTGGGTGATCTGACCTTCGAGCGCGCACGGCAGAAGCACATCGCACGGCAGCTCGAGCAGTTCACTGTTACTGACGTTCTCGGAGCCGGGGAAGTCCACCACGCTGCCGGTGATGGTCACGTGTTCCATGACCGACGGGATATCGAGGCCGTTCGGATTGTAGATGCCGCCCTTGATGTCGCTGACGGCGACGATCTTGAACCCGTTCTCATAGGCGTAGGCGGCGGCATTGCTGCCGACGTTGCCGAAGCCTTGGATGGCGACGCGCGTGTTCGAGGCGTCCATGACACCGCGGCGGCGCAAAGCTTCCATCATGATCGTGACGGCGCCGCGGCCGGTGCTGACGGTGCGCCCCTGCGACCCGCCGATCACCAGCGGCTTGCCGGTGACGATGGCGGGCACGGAGTAGCCCATCGTCATGCTGTACGTGTCCATGATCCACGCCATGTGCTGCGGCGTCGTGCCCATGTCCGGCGCGGGGATATCGCTGTGCGGGCTGATCAAGGGGATTAGCTCGCTCGCGAAGCGCCGGGTTAGGCGTTCATGCTCGGCCAAAGACAGCGCGCGCGGATCGACGATCACACCGCCCTTCGCGCCGCCGTACGGCAGCCCGACCAGCGAGCACTTCCACGTCATCCACATGGCCAGCGCACGGACCTCGTCCATCGTCACCATCTTGTCGTAACGAATACCGCCCTTGGACGGGCCGAGGACGGTGCTGTGATGGACGCGGTAGCCGGTAAACATTTCGACCCGGCCGTCGTCGCGGCGCACGGGAAAGTTGACCGTGAATTCGCGACGCGGGTAGCGCATGAATTCGATGATGTTGTCGTCAATGTCGCGGAGGTGGGGGGTGGCTCTGTTGAACTGGGATAAGGCCGTCTGATAAGCGTTGGTGTGGAGTTCGTGCGTGAGGGTCATAGTTGTGGGGGCCCCGGATGGGCTTCTCCTTGCCACATTGCGAAAAATGGACGATCGCACTCCGAAAAAACCGCGCCAATGTTGCCTTGACGCGTCGTACTCCATTCATTGTATATGCAAAGTGCAATCTTGCAAGCAATGTTTCTTCGTGTATGTTGCACAATCGGTAAGGCGTCAGGTTCCCGTCATCTCCCTTAGCGACGCTGGTTGGCCTTCCGGCAGGGTATCCGGCATACTAGGACGTCTCAATTATTCCCCTTTTGGGGCCACGGGTATGACGTCTCCGCCGCTGTCTGCTGCCCTGTTAACGCGACGCGTGTCTGCCGCGCTGCGCTGGTTGTTCCTCGCCGGGCTGGTCGGGGTACTTGCCGGTACCGCATCGGCGGTGTTTCTGATTCTGCTGACGAATGCGACCGGCACGTTCGCAAGCCAGCCTGCACTGATCGTGCTGCTGCCGTTCGCCGGGCTATTGATCGGGTGGGTGTACTGGCGCTTCGGCGGCGCAGCGGCGCGCGGTAACAATCTTGTTATCGAGGAGATTCACGTCTCGGTTCAGCGGGTGCCGTTTCGCATGGCTCCGCTGGTGCTGATCGGTACGGTAGCGACGCACCTGTTTGGCGGGTCGGCCGGGCGCGAAGGCACGGCCATCCAGATGTCCGCCAGCATGGCCGATACACTTCGCCGCCTGCTCCGGCTTGAGGCAAGTGAGCGCCGTCTTTTGCTCATGGCCGCTATCAGCGGCGGCTTCGGTTCGGTGTTCGGGACGCCGGCGGCAGGCTTCGTGTTCGGCATGGAGGTACAGGCCGCGGGCCGCATGCGCTACGAAGGCGCGCTGCCCTGCCTGATCGCATCGGTCGTCGGCGATTTGGTGACGCGTGCATGGGGCGTCGGCCATGCCCACTACCCGCAGCTCGCGCAGGTCGAAATCGACCCGATGCTGCTGATGCGCGTGGTGTTGGCATCGGTCATCTTCGGGTTGGCATCGGTCGCCTTTATCGAACTGACGCACCTCGTCAAGCACACGTTCCAGCACCGCATTGCGTGGGCGCCGCTGCGGCCGTTCATCGGCGGGATTGCTGTCATCGGGCTTACGCTCATCGTCGGAACGAACGACTACAACGGTCTCAGCCTGCCGTTGATTCAACGCAGTCTGAACGGCGAGGAGGTCCTGCTAACCGTTTTTCTGCTCAAGATCGTCTTTACGGCCGTGACGCTCGGCAGCGGGTTTCTGGGCGGAGAGGTCACGCCGCTGTTCGTGATCGGCGCGACATGCGGGGCGGCGCTTGCACCGATCCTCGGGATCGATGCGGGGCTGCTCGGCTCGATCGGGTTTGTCGCCGTATTCGCTGGCGCGACCAACACGCCGATCGCCTGCACGATGATGGCCGTCGAGCTGTTCGGCGGGGGCGGCGCAATCTATGTCCTGGTCGGCTGTGTCGTCGCCTATCAGATCAGCGGACAGCGCAGCATTTACACGACGCAGCGCGTGGCCACGCCGAAGTGGGGCGACGAACGGTAAAACAGGGGTTAGAGGGAAAGGCCCAAGGGAAAAGGCTATTTGGGGCGCTGCCCCAACCCCCGCCAAAAGCCTTGCGCCCTCTGACTCCCTCACATGCAAAAGAGGCCGCGCACGGCCTCTTTCGCAGAGTCTTGGTCAAGGGCTGCAAATCACTTGAGGTGCCGTCGACGCGCGGCCTTCGCTCGCCTGTTGAGCATTCACTGACAACTGACGTCTGAGACCTGCCTACTTCTTCTTTTTCCGGGTGCGCTCGAACGCCACGCCGAACAGATCCATCAGCGGGGCGTCGATCTGCGCGGCGTCTTCGACCACGACCATATGCGTGACATTGGGCATCGCGCCCAAGCCCTTGCCCTTCTCGACGCGCCCCTCAAACGGCATGTCGCCGAGGTCGAGGCCGACTTTAAGCCCAGTCTTGGTCGGTGTGGCACATCCGAGCACCTTCTCACCGTCCAGCGACACGTACGTCTTTTTCGGCACGAAGCGGATGTTCGGATGAGCGTCGGCAAGCTCCAGCTTGAGTGCGTCGTAGCACGCCCGCGCCTGATCCTTTCCGGCGAACAGATTCTCGACCAGCTCGCCTTCGTCGAAGGCCGGCTTGCCGTCATTTGCGTGCATAAAGGCCAACATCGTCGCCCGCATGTGATCGAGGCCGTGGTCGCCCTTGAGCCAGTCGCGGATTTCGGCGTGCTTGCCGCGCCCGGACTCCTTGATCACGGCCATCCATTCTTCGATGGTACGTCCGGTTTGGGCCTTGGCGTTGGCGATAAAGTCGCGCTCGTAACCTGAGGTATTCTTGACGTCGTCCATATTCTCCCTCCGTATTGTGGACCACACGAGAAAAGTAGCTATTTTGTTCTATACCATAAACTAGAACGAGACGGGTGTCAAACAGGTTACCGATGACGGCGCACGAACAGTGGTTCTTTGACGACGTAACTTACATGCGCATCGCGATCGACGAGGCGCGCGCCGCGCTGACAACCGGCGATGTGCCTGTCGGGGCGGTGGCGGTGCGAAATGGCGAGGTGATCGGACGCGGGCACAACCGTCGCGAGGCCGACGGCGATCCGACCGCACACGCCGAAATCCTCGCGCTGCAGCAAGCGGCGCGCGCGGTGGGCGAGTGGCGCCTCGAAGACGTCACGCTGTACTGCACGCTCGAACCGTGCTGCATGTGTGCCGGCGCGATGGTGCAGGCCCGACTGTGGCGGCTCGTTTACGGCGCGCTCGACCCGAAGGCCGGCTGCGCCGGGAGCGTGATGGACGTCCTGCGTCAGCCGAAGTTCAACCACCGTGTCGATGTCTACGCTGGCGTGCTGGCCGACGAATGCGCCGCTCTGCTCGACGACTTCTTCAAGTCCCTGCGATGAACGATTTGCTGGGGCGCTGCCCCAACCCCCGCCAGAAGGCTTACGCCCTCTGGACTCCCTTTTCTACGAAATTGGCATGCGAGCATGCCAATTTCGCAGCGTTGGGTTCAAGGGGTGTTAATCCCTTGTGGAGGAGCGGAGGCGGAACCTCCGCAGCAGTTCCACTTATTCCGGCGGCTCGACCAACCACATGGCGGCGGTGCCGTCGAGGCTGCCGGAGACAAAGATGTTCGAGGCTTGCGGATGGATCGCCAGCGAAGTCACGACGTCGTTGTGCGCTTGAAACCGTGCCCGTTCCGCGCCGTCGTCGGGATCGGTGATCATGATCACGGTGTCCTCGCCGGCGGTAACGATCAGCGAGTCGTCCATGATCCACAGGATATCCACGATGTGACCGAAGTGCCGGTAACCGCTAAAGATCATGTCGCCGCTGGCGACATCGAACACCCAGAGCGTACCGGTGCGCTGGCCGACGGCGAGCCGCGAACCGGTCGAGTCGAACGCAAGGCTGCGGACGTCCGCCGGTTCGGCGATGAGTTCGGTGGTTGAGCCATCCGGCCGTGTCAGGACAAGCCCAGTGGTCGACATGCTTTCAGCCTTCAGCCCGCGTGCCCCGGTCGCCGTGACCGGCGCATTGAACGGCGGCACCTGGTAGTCGCCGGCGCGAAGTGACTCGATTTCACCGGTGGCGGCCACGTACCGGATGATCGTACCGTCGGCCGAAGCGGCATCGAGATAGTACGCTTCCTCAGCCAGCTCGACCGCGCGCACCGGCTGCGTGAACCCGACCAACTCAGCCACGGTATCGCCGGTTTCGCTGTCGCGGATGGTGACCTTGAGCGGCTCGATGCTGAACTCGAACGTGCCGCCGGGCTGAACGGGCGAGACGTCCGGCATGTCTTCCGTGAATACGGCGACCAGCAAGCGCAGTTCGGCGCCGTCGCGGTCCGTCACAGTTTGTGTGCTGAGGACCGGTCTGGGCTGGGGGACGGTGTCGAACGACGTGTCGGATGGGACGAATGCGACGTAGCGCGCCGAGACGTTGAAATTGCGCATCGCGCCACGCTCCGGTACCGGCCCGCCGATGGTGTAGAGCTGGCTTGGAGTGCCGTCGAGGCGGGTGGCGAGCGCCGTTCCGTCGGCGCGGCCGACCGCCAACCATGTCCCCGCTGGGCTGAACGCGAGCGCAGTCACGCCGTAGCCCATGCTGGCGACTTCGGGCGGCTCGGACCAGTCCTTTGCGTCG
The sequence above is a segment of the Candidatus Flexicrinis affinis genome. Coding sequences within it:
- a CDS encoding Glu/Leu/Phe/Val dehydrogenase, which gives rise to MTLTHELHTNAYQTALSQFNRATPHLRDIDDNIIEFMRYPRREFTVNFPVRRDDGRVEMFTGYRVHHSTVLGPSKGGIRYDKMVTMDEVRALAMWMTWKCSLVGLPYGGAKGGVIVDPRALSLAEHERLTRRFASELIPLISPHSDIPAPDMGTTPQHMAWIMDTYSMTMGYSVPAIVTGKPLVIGGSQGRTVSTGRGAVTIMMEALRRRGVMDASNTRVAIQGFGNVGSNAAAYAYENGFKIVAVSDIKGGIYNPNGLDIPSVMEHVTITGSVVDFPGSENVSNSELLELPCDVLLPCALEGQITQHNADRVQASMVVEGANGPTTPEGDDIMNERGIMVVPDILANSGGVIVSYFEWVQDLQSFSWDETEIFRQLERIMIRAYDLTVRTSEEHAIDLRTAAQVAAIKRVADAMKTRGFYP
- a CDS encoding chloride channel protein, with protein sequence MTSPPLSAALLTRRVSAALRWLFLAGLVGVLAGTASAVFLILLTNATGTFASQPALIVLLPFAGLLIGWVYWRFGGAAARGNNLVIEEIHVSVQRVPFRMAPLVLIGTVATHLFGGSAGREGTAIQMSASMADTLRRLLRLEASERRLLLMAAISGGFGSVFGTPAAGFVFGMEVQAAGRMRYEGALPCLIASVVGDLVTRAWGVGHAHYPQLAQVEIDPMLLMRVVLASVIFGLASVAFIELTHLVKHTFQHRIAWAPLRPFIGGIAVIGLTLIVGTNDYNGLSLPLIQRSLNGEEVLLTVFLLKIVFTAVTLGSGFLGGEVTPLFVIGATCGAALAPILGIDAGLLGSIGFVAVFAGATNTPIACTMMAVELFGGGGAIYVLVGCVVAYQISGQRSIYTTQRVATPKWGDER
- a CDS encoding DUF4287 domain-containing protein: MDDVKNTSGYERDFIANAKAQTGRTIEEWMAVIKESGRGKHAEIRDWLKGDHGLDHMRATMLAFMHANDGKPAFDEGELVENLFAGKDQARACYDALKLELADAHPNIRFVPKKTYVSLDGEKVLGCATPTKTGLKVGLDLGDMPFEGRVEKGKGLGAMPNVTHMVVVEDAAQIDAPLMDLFGVAFERTRKKKK
- the tadA gene encoding tRNA adenosine(34) deaminase TadA, with protein sequence MTAHEQWFFDDVTYMRIAIDEARAALTTGDVPVGAVAVRNGEVIGRGHNRREADGDPTAHAEILALQQAARAVGEWRLEDVTLYCTLEPCCMCAGAMVQARLWRLVYGALDPKAGCAGSVMDVLRQPKFNHRVDVYAGVLADECAALLDDFFKSLR
- a CDS encoding cation:proton antiporter — translated: MTQPFTPPSHHDILLLLVQVGVLLLAARVMGELAQRLGQPTVVGEILAGILIGPSVLSGIFPGVGEWLVPQTETQGYLLEVISLLGAMFMLLITGLETDIGLIRRQARTAIGVSIGGITVSFIGGTALGMIIPDDLLVDPAQRVVFALFVATALAISAIPVVAKVLMDLGVIRRTVGQTIIASGMIDDTVGWILLSVVAGLAAGEAFSPGSLALSVGEVVLFMGVMFTVGQWIARRAISFAQDNLIGRDRVLALMVVLMFAGGAFAQLLNIEAVLGAFVAGILLARIRTIPIEAVHTLEKIALSLFAPIFFAVAGLKVNAIRLLEPDLLVLTVLMIVVAIVGKIIGTYLGARYIGGRDHWTSLSFGAGLSARGAIGIIIATVGLSLDILTQDVFSMIVVMSIATSVVAPVMLRWVLGHLKPTADEEARARQEQLNPNSLLADVRRVLLPVRVREGSSPYSQIEARILEKLNARTKISVTLMTVTKPDGRSAAVSYLDKLALLFESEPVTKKVAVGDNVGGLILDEAQKDYNLMVLGAPEGLRSTEVLFTPIVDFLMRTSPCPTLLVRGSQVPEDWQPSRVLIATNGSTAARRAAEVGFALAAPDGEAVILQVVERTMNDFRFDATGEMLQRQQTNAGRAVDELRELGGLQGVLTSAEVVTSRSPDQAIVDHAKKLGVDLIVLGTSVSVGSERLYLGPRVERILANSPCPVLVVNS
- the thrC gene encoding threonine synthase, which produces MSDSKQITLECSNCGHSEPMRTFGGACAKCGEVIVEARYDLQGLDPAAWMTAVRSRKAQLWRYHEVLPLYDTANIVSLGEGGTPLIKSQALAASLGLKNLYIKDERQGPTGSFKDRQATVAISALKEMGVNELVVASTGNVAIAYAAYCARVGIKLWAFFPALTPTDKMRETAIYGAEVIKTTGTYDQTKQLAAQFATARGIFLDRGIKSVASIEAMKTMAYEIGEQLVRELGGDLPMRAPDWYLQSVSGGMGPIGVGKGFREMKSLGLVDKLPAFGMIQSTGCAPMVEAFERKQRVATPIENPDSVIVTLATGSPGRAYELLYDYVQDNGGHFVSATDEEAFQAIRTLARSDGISVEPAAGVTFAGLFKLVRQGIIKPDDVVVVNCSGHTLPVEKTILGEQWQKQVDLSEARSTPAVPQDDLATVIDIMGGQRVRRVAVIEDNVEAARLMHRILSTRDDTEIRLAHNGEAGLQLIRTWKPDMVITDLMMPDVDGFEVIRQMKADPTLIEVPIVVVTAKELSAHERKELELSTSVLLQKGAFLDDEFVEKVTSWL